In one window of Helianthus annuus cultivar XRQ/B chromosome 17, HanXRQr2.0-SUNRISE, whole genome shotgun sequence DNA:
- the LOC110869962 gene encoding palmitoyl-acyl carrier protein thioesterase, chloroplastic, whose translation MSVAPLDVRNIILDGYGYRQRFNVRSYEAETKNITIQSIFNFLEEASWNYVRLFWVYANESGATRRMIKNDLRWVVSRMELQIDEYPNPGDQVDIDTWVGSSGKNGMRRDWEIKWADTGKVFARATSTWAMVNQKTRRVWKMPDEVRAEISHSFIEKQAIIQDHPKKLCKIDDNARYVISGLQPKRKDMDMNNCVSNKTYVDWMLEAIPDECLNNYQLSKIILEYRSECKNSDVVQSISELGEVGIIENGYQENIHMNVNTQGDELPNVRNNRYTHLLQVKGESKCEEIVRGETTWKKRLV comes from the exons ATGTCGGTCGCCCCTCTCGATGTGCGTAATATCATCTTAGATGGTTACGGGTATAGACAAAGATTCAATGTTCGGTCTTATGAAGCTGAAACCAAAAACATCACCATTCAAAGCATTTTTAACTTTCTTGAG GAAGCTTCATGGAATTACGTAAGGCTGTTTTGGGTCTACGCCAATGAATCTGGTGCGACTCGTCGTATGATCAAGAATGATCTCAGATGGGTTGTTTCAAGAATGGAACTTCAAATTGATGAGTATCCGAACCC GGGAGACCAAGTGGATATAGACACATGGGTTGGATCATCAGGAAAAAACGGAATGCGACGAGATTGGGAGATCAAATGGGCCGACACGGGCAAGGTTTTTGCTAGAGCAACAAG CACATGGGCGATGGTGAACCAGAAGACGCGACGGGTATGGAAAATGCCAGATGAAGTAAGGGCAGAAATCTCACACTCATTCATTGAAAAACAAGCCATCATACAAGATCACCCTAAAAAACTATGCAAGATTGATGATAATGCAAGATATGTAATATCAGGTTTGCAG CCCAAGAGAAAAGACATGGATATGAACAACTGCGTCAGCAACAAGACGTACGTTGATTGGATGCTTGAG GCGATCCCAGATGAATGCTTAAATAATTATCAGTTATCAAAGATCATACTAGAATACCGAAGTGAATGCAAGAACTCAGACGTGGTTCAGTCTATTAGTGAACTTGGAGAAGTCGGAATCATTGAAAATGGATATCAAGAGAATATACATATGAATGTGAATACTCAAGGAGACGAATTACCAAATGTAAGAAACAATAGATACACACACCTCCTACAAGTCAAAGGTGAGTCAAAATGTGAAGAAATTGTTAGGGGAGAGACCACTTGGAAGAAAAGACTTGTCTAG